A genomic stretch from Asterias rubens chromosome 7, eAstRub1.3, whole genome shotgun sequence includes:
- the LOC117292647 gene encoding sulfotransferase 1E1-like isoform X1 codes for MGQTLSGYMFSVAELYFGWRMRSIMSKVRPEDIRLYETYDYEGIPLALDTLKTTMDELNTFHIRDDDVFIVTYPKAGTTWTQEITSAILHDGDIAQVNKRHTMQRVPFIEMTVGGAVYDDIPRAVQMLPKLPTTSPRFIKSHLPGQLLPPQVWEKKIKMIYVIRNPKDVVVSLFHHGALMTPPGKFSFDFVFDGFLDGTLPYGNWWEHYLYFWERRNEDHILFLRFEDMKKDLRGTVLKISEFLGKSFSDETIDAIMDHCSFQNMKNNPMTNPDTLIQIIHGGKMPEGQSFMRKGQSGSWKAKLSQTQSEALEAQVKEVLAGTGLSFDM; via the exons ATGGGACAGACACTATCCGGATACATGTTTTCTGTCGCTGAGCTATATTTTGGATGGAGAA TGCGGTCGATTATGTCCAAGGTTAGACCTGAAGACATACGGTTGTATGAGACGTATGACTACGAAGGGATTCCATTGGCTCTAGATACCCTGAAGACCACAATGGATGAGCTGAATACGTTTCACATACGAGACGATGATGTCTTCATCGTTACCTATCCCAAAGCAG gcaccaCGTGGACCCAGGAGATAACGTCAGCAATCCTCCATGACGGTGATATTGCACAAGTCAATAAAAGACACACCATGCAAAGAGTGCCGTTTATTGAAATGAccgttggtggcgctgtttatGATGAC ATCCCCCGGGCCGTTCAAATGTTACCGAAACTTCCAACGACTTCTCCTCGGTTTATCAAGTCTCATCTCCCAGGTCAACTCCTGCCTCCTCAAGTGTGGGAGAAGAAGATTAAGATGATCTACGTCATCAGGAATCCTAAAGATGTAGTGGTGTCTTTGTTTCATCATGGAGCGCTGATGACCCCACCCGGGAAATTCTCGTTTGATTTCGTTTTTGACGGGTTCTTGGATGGAACAC TGCCTTATGGGAATTGGTGGGAGCACTATTTGTACTTCTGGGAGAGACGAAACGAGGACCACATCTTATTTCTACGATTCGAAGACATGAAGAAG gATCTCCGAGGAACTGTTTTGAAAATCAGTGAGTTCCTTGGGAAGTCTTTTTCTGATGAGACCATTGATGCCATAATGGATCACTGTAGCTTTCAGAACATGAAGAATAACCCCATGACCAATCCAGACACATTGATTCAAATCATTCACGGTGGCAAGATGCCTGAAGGACAGTCCTTCATGAGGAAAG GGCAATCTGGCAGCTGGAAAGCTAAACTGTCTCAAACCCAAAGCGAGGCTCTTGAAGCTCAAGTAAAGGAGGTTTTGGCGGGAACTGGTCTTTCATTTGACATGTAA
- the LOC117292647 gene encoding sulfotransferase 1E1-like isoform X2 → MGQTLSGYMFSVAELYFGWRMRSIMSKVRPEDIRLYETYDYEGIPLALDTLKTTMDELNTFHIRDDDVFIVTYPKAGTTWTQEITSAILHDGDIAQVNKRHTMQRVPFIEMTVGGAVYDDIPRAVQMLPKLPTTSPRFIKSHLPGQLLPPQVWEKKIKMIYVIRNPKDVVVSLFHHGALMTPPGKFSFDFVFDGFLDGTLPYGNWWEHYLYFWERRNEDHILFLRFEDMKKDLRGTVLKISEFLGKSFSDETIDAIMDHCSFQNMKNNPMTNPDTLIQIIHGGKMPEGQSFMRKGRFLRLPMTSSIHSTKKMYSS, encoded by the exons ATGGGACAGACACTATCCGGATACATGTTTTCTGTCGCTGAGCTATATTTTGGATGGAGAA TGCGGTCGATTATGTCCAAGGTTAGACCTGAAGACATACGGTTGTATGAGACGTATGACTACGAAGGGATTCCATTGGCTCTAGATACCCTGAAGACCACAATGGATGAGCTGAATACGTTTCACATACGAGACGATGATGTCTTCATCGTTACCTATCCCAAAGCAG gcaccaCGTGGACCCAGGAGATAACGTCAGCAATCCTCCATGACGGTGATATTGCACAAGTCAATAAAAGACACACCATGCAAAGAGTGCCGTTTATTGAAATGAccgttggtggcgctgtttatGATGAC ATCCCCCGGGCCGTTCAAATGTTACCGAAACTTCCAACGACTTCTCCTCGGTTTATCAAGTCTCATCTCCCAGGTCAACTCCTGCCTCCTCAAGTGTGGGAGAAGAAGATTAAGATGATCTACGTCATCAGGAATCCTAAAGATGTAGTGGTGTCTTTGTTTCATCATGGAGCGCTGATGACCCCACCCGGGAAATTCTCGTTTGATTTCGTTTTTGACGGGTTCTTGGATGGAACAC TGCCTTATGGGAATTGGTGGGAGCACTATTTGTACTTCTGGGAGAGACGAAACGAGGACCACATCTTATTTCTACGATTCGAAGACATGAAGAAG gATCTCCGAGGAACTGTTTTGAAAATCAGTGAGTTCCTTGGGAAGTCTTTTTCTGATGAGACCATTGATGCCATAATGGATCACTGTAGCTTTCAGAACATGAAGAATAACCCCATGACCAATCCAGACACATTGATTCAAATCATTCACGGTGGCAAGATGCCTGAAGGACAGTCCTTCATGAGGAAAGGTAGGTTTTTACGTCTGCCCATGACTAGTTCAATTCATTCAactaaaaaaatgtattcatcCTAA